A genomic segment from Pseudomonas sessilinigenes encodes:
- a CDS encoding BufA1 family periplasmic bufferin-type metallophore gives MSHPRTLSATALVLALGSALSIAALPVTAHAEGDMEKCFGVAMKGKNDCAAGAGTTCAGTSKTDHQANAWKLVPKGTCEKTASSTSPTGFGQLAAFKAKS, from the coding sequence ATGAGCCATCCTCGTACCCTGTCCGCCACTGCCCTGGTCCTGGCGCTGGGCTCTGCCCTGAGCATCGCCGCCCTGCCGGTCACGGCCCATGCCGAGGGCGACATGGAGAAGTGCTTCGGCGTCGCCATGAAGGGCAAGAACGATTGTGCGGCAGGTGCTGGAACCACCTGCGCGGGCACCTCGAAGACCGACCATCAGGCCAACGCCTGGAAACTGGTGCCCAAGGGCACCTGCGAGAAAACCGCCAGCAGCACCTCCCCCACCGGCTTCGGCCAACTCGCGGCCTTCAAGGCCAAGTCCTGA
- a CDS encoding HvfC/BufC N-terminal domain-containing protein: protein MSSQADFTRALLDTGQACPPGLYSSNGADPASRFAVYRNNVQGSLINALADSYPVVEQLVGQAFFRAMARTYIERQPPSTPRLNDYGEGFAEFIDDFAPAASLPYLADIARLERLRVESYHAADARPLAAAQLQEAMSRPEQLGRLHLHLHPSLRSLQSNYAVASLWAAHQDGRQWPSFYLHREQHILVLRNALEVEVLAVDAGCLAFTDSLRTRQPLAVAAAQALDAQADFDLGRCLGLLLGHGALIDL from the coding sequence ATGAGCAGCCAGGCTGATTTCACCAGGGCCCTGCTGGACACCGGGCAGGCCTGCCCGCCGGGCCTGTACAGCAGCAACGGCGCCGATCCGGCCAGCCGCTTCGCGGTCTATCGCAACAATGTGCAGGGCTCGCTGATCAACGCCCTGGCAGACAGCTACCCGGTGGTGGAGCAACTGGTGGGCCAAGCGTTTTTCAGGGCCATGGCCCGAACCTATATCGAGCGCCAGCCTCCCAGCACCCCACGGCTCAACGATTACGGCGAGGGGTTTGCCGAATTCATCGATGACTTCGCTCCGGCCGCCTCCTTGCCCTACCTGGCCGATATCGCCCGCCTGGAACGCTTGCGGGTCGAGAGCTATCACGCCGCCGATGCCCGGCCATTGGCAGCGGCGCAACTGCAAGAAGCCATGAGCCGACCGGAGCAGCTTGGCCGGTTGCACCTGCACCTGCATCCATCGCTGCGCAGTCTGCAATCGAACTACGCCGTGGCCAGCCTGTGGGCCGCGCACCAGGATGGCCGGCAATGGCCATCGTTCTACCTGCATCGGGAACAACACATCCTGGTGCTACGCAACGCCCTGGAGGTCGAGGTACTGGCCGTGGATGCCGGCTGCCTGGCCTTCACCGACAGCCTGCGCACCCGGCAACCGCTGGCGGTCGCCGCCGCCCAGGCCCTGGACGCCCAAGCCGACTTCGACCTGGGCCGTTGCCTGGGCCTGCTGCTTGGCCACGGCGCACTCATTGACTTGTAA
- the nhaA gene encoding Na+/H+ antiporter NhaA, giving the protein MPLRSTFTRFFAMEAASGLLLIAAAVLALIINNSPLSWLYNGLLETPVVAQVGALKIAKPLLLWINDGLMALFFLLIGLEVKREVLDGQLSKPSQIVLPGAAAIGGMLVPALIYWYLNRDNPPALSGWAIPTATDIAFALGVLALLGKRVPTSLKLFLMTLAIIDDLGAIVIIAIFYSGALSTLSLMLAAACIAALVAMNRMGVVKLGPYMIIGLILWVCVLKSGVHATLAGVTLAFCIPLRTRNAEPSPLLALEHALHPWVSFGILPLFAFANAGLSLSGVTLESFTHFVPMGIAVGLLLGKTVGVFGLTWLAVKTGLAALPAGANWGQVFGVAILCGIGFTMSLFVGSLAFVPGASEYAGMDRMGILTGSLLAALIGYAVTAAASRKSNPVAS; this is encoded by the coding sequence TTGCCTCTGCGTAGTACTTTCACCCGTTTCTTTGCCATGGAAGCCGCCAGCGGACTGCTGTTGATCGCTGCTGCCGTCCTGGCCTTGATCATCAACAACTCGCCGTTGTCCTGGCTGTACAACGGCCTCCTGGAAACCCCGGTGGTTGCCCAGGTGGGCGCCTTGAAGATCGCCAAGCCGTTACTGCTGTGGATCAACGACGGCCTGATGGCGCTGTTCTTCCTGCTGATCGGCCTGGAGGTCAAGCGGGAAGTCCTCGATGGCCAGTTGTCCAAGCCTTCGCAGATAGTCCTGCCTGGCGCTGCGGCCATTGGCGGCATGCTGGTGCCGGCATTGATCTACTGGTACCTGAACCGCGACAACCCGCCAGCCCTCAGCGGCTGGGCGATTCCTACCGCCACCGACATCGCCTTCGCCCTCGGGGTACTGGCGCTGCTGGGCAAGCGGGTACCAACCTCGTTGAAGCTGTTCTTGATGACCCTGGCGATCATCGATGACCTGGGGGCGATCGTGATCATTGCGATCTTCTATTCAGGCGCCCTGTCGACCCTGTCGCTGATGCTGGCGGCAGCTTGCATCGCCGCCCTGGTCGCGATGAACCGAATGGGCGTGGTGAAGCTCGGACCCTACATGATCATCGGCCTGATCCTCTGGGTCTGCGTACTCAAGAGCGGTGTCCATGCCACCCTGGCAGGCGTGACCCTGGCCTTCTGCATTCCCCTGCGCACTCGTAACGCCGAGCCGTCGCCACTGCTGGCCCTTGAGCATGCGCTGCACCCTTGGGTGTCGTTCGGCATCTTGCCGTTGTTCGCCTTTGCCAACGCCGGGCTGTCGCTCAGCGGCGTGACGCTGGAGAGCTTCACCCACTTCGTACCGATGGGCATCGCCGTCGGCCTGCTGCTGGGCAAGACGGTCGGTGTATTCGGCCTGACCTGGCTGGCGGTCAAGACCGGTCTTGCCGCACTGCCTGCCGGCGCCAATTGGGGACAGGTGTTCGGTGTGGCGATTCTCTGCGGAATCGGCTTCACCATGAGCCTGTTCGTCGGTTCCCTGGCCTTTGTACCTGGCGCCAGCGAATACGCGGGCATGGATCGCATGGGTATTCTCACCGGCTCACTGCTGGCCGCGCTGATCGGTTATGCCGTGACGGCTGCCGCCAGCCGCAAGAGCAATCCAGTAGCCTCCTGA
- a CDS encoding NAD(P)/FAD-dependent oxidoreductase codes for MLRITELKLPLDHPDEDLRAAIVQRLGIASDDLLDFTLFKRSYDARKKSSELLFIYTIDLTVRDEAALLQKFADDRNVNPAPDVSYKVVGQAPADLQERPIVVGFGPCGIFAGLLLAQMGFKPIILERGKEVRQRTKDTWGLWRKSVLNPESNVQFGEGGAGTFSDGKLYSQIKDPQHHGRKVLVEFVRAGAPQEILYINKPHIGTFRLTSMVEKMREEIIALGGEVRFEQKVTDLLVDGEQLTGVVLESGEQLHSRHVVLALGHSARDTFRMLHAKGVFMEAKPFSVGFRIEHPQSLIDSARLGKYAGHPKLGAADYKLVHHAKNGRSVYSFCMCPGGTVVAATSEPNRVVTNGMSQYSRNERNANSGIVVGITPEVDYPGGPLAGIELQERLESHAFVLGGSNYQAPAQLVGDFIAGKPSTAIGSVEPSYKPGVNLGDLALALPDFAIEAIREALPAFERQIKGYSLHDAVLTGIETRTSSPLRITRDASMQSLNLKGLYPAGEGAGYAGGILSAGVDGIRIAEAVARNILGIQG; via the coding sequence ATGTTACGAATCACCGAACTCAAGTTGCCGCTCGACCACCCCGATGAAGACCTGCGCGCCGCCATCGTGCAGCGCCTGGGCATCGCCAGCGACGACCTGCTGGACTTCACCTTGTTCAAGCGCAGCTACGACGCGCGCAAGAAGTCCTCGGAACTGTTGTTCATCTACACCATCGACCTCACCGTACGCGACGAGGCGGCCCTGCTGCAGAAGTTCGCTGACGACCGTAACGTCAACCCGGCGCCGGATGTCAGCTACAAGGTCGTGGGCCAGGCCCCGGCCGACCTCCAGGAACGGCCGATCGTAGTGGGCTTCGGGCCCTGCGGGATCTTCGCCGGCCTGCTGCTGGCGCAAATGGGCTTCAAGCCGATCATCCTCGAGCGCGGCAAGGAAGTGCGCCAGCGCACCAAGGACACCTGGGGCCTGTGGCGCAAGAGCGTGCTCAACCCCGAGTCCAACGTGCAGTTCGGCGAGGGCGGTGCCGGAACCTTCTCCGACGGCAAGCTGTACAGCCAGATCAAGGACCCCCAGCACCACGGTCGCAAGGTCCTGGTTGAGTTCGTCCGGGCCGGCGCGCCGCAAGAGATCCTCTACATCAACAAGCCGCACATCGGCACCTTCCGCCTGACCAGCATGGTGGAGAAGATGCGCGAAGAGATCATCGCCCTGGGCGGTGAAGTGCGCTTCGAGCAGAAAGTCACCGACCTGCTGGTGGACGGCGAGCAACTGACCGGCGTGGTCCTGGAAAGCGGCGAGCAGTTGCATTCGCGCCATGTGGTCCTGGCCCTGGGCCACAGCGCCCGCGACACCTTCCGCATGCTCCACGCCAAGGGCGTGTTCATGGAGGCCAAGCCGTTCTCGGTCGGCTTCCGCATCGAGCACCCGCAATCACTGATCGACAGCGCCCGCCTGGGCAAGTACGCTGGGCACCCGAAACTCGGCGCCGCCGACTACAAGCTGGTGCACCACGCCAAGAACGGCCGCTCGGTGTACAGCTTCTGCATGTGCCCGGGAGGCACCGTGGTGGCGGCTACCAGCGAGCCGAACCGCGTGGTCACCAACGGCATGAGCCAATACTCGCGTAACGAGCGCAACGCCAACTCCGGCATCGTGGTGGGCATCACCCCGGAAGTGGACTATCCGGGCGGCCCGCTGGCGGGTATCGAGCTTCAGGAACGCCTGGAGTCCCACGCCTTCGTCCTCGGCGGCAGCAATTACCAGGCGCCGGCGCAGCTGGTGGGTGACTTCATCGCCGGCAAGCCCAGCACCGCCATCGGCAGCGTCGAGCCGTCCTACAAGCCTGGGGTAAACCTGGGTGACCTGGCGCTGGCCCTGCCGGACTTCGCCATCGAAGCCATCCGCGAAGCCCTGCCGGCCTTCGAGCGGCAGATCAAGGGTTACTCCCTGCATGACGCGGTGCTGACCGGGATCGAGACCCGTACCTCGTCACCACTGCGCATCACTCGCGATGCCTCGATGCAGAGCCTGAACCTCAAGGGCTTGTACCCGGCCGGTGAAGGCGCCGGTTATGCCGGGGGCATCCTGTCCGCCGGCGTCGATGGCATCCGTATCGCCGAAGCCGTGGCCCGCAACATCCTCGGTATCCAAGGCTGA
- a CDS encoding DoxX family protein, whose amino-acid sequence MNTRTHSPIASLLMRACQKLELIPYSLVAFIARFSIAAVFWKSGQTKVEGLAIDLVSGTFEFGWPHLADSTIPLFQSEYHLPILAPELAAHLAAFAEHFFPVLILFGLATRFSALALLGMTLVIQLFVYPDAYPTHGTWMAILLLLMARGPGVLSVDHLLRRRLGH is encoded by the coding sequence ATGAATACCCGGACCCACTCCCCTATCGCCAGCCTGCTGATGCGGGCCTGCCAGAAACTGGAACTCATCCCCTACAGCCTGGTGGCCTTCATCGCGCGCTTCAGTATCGCCGCGGTGTTCTGGAAATCCGGGCAGACCAAGGTCGAAGGACTGGCCATCGACCTGGTTTCCGGGACGTTCGAGTTCGGTTGGCCGCACCTGGCGGACTCGACCATTCCCTTGTTCCAGAGCGAGTACCACTTGCCGATACTGGCTCCGGAACTGGCGGCGCACCTGGCGGCCTTTGCCGAGCATTTTTTCCCGGTGTTGATTCTGTTCGGCCTGGCCACGCGCTTTTCTGCCCTGGCGTTGCTGGGCATGACCCTGGTGATCCAGCTGTTCGTCTACCCGGACGCCTACCCGACCCATGGCACCTGGATGGCCATTCTGCTGTTGCTGATGGCTCGCGGGCCTGGGGTGCTGTCTGTCGACCACCTGCTGCGTCGCCGACTTGGACATTGA
- a CDS encoding PLP-dependent cysteine synthase family protein gives MSDNRQWAREAIRIIEADFQRSADTHLIPLALPGRPGIELYFKDESSHPTGSLKHRLARSLFLYALCNGWLKPGAPVIEASSGSTAISEAYFARLLGLPFIAVMPATTSQEKIAQIAFYGGKSHLVQDPTQIYTESERLARESGGHFMDQFTYAERATDWRANNNIAESIFQQLRFERYPEPAWLISSPGTGGTTATLGRYVRYRQHQTRVLCADAERSVFFDYYNSGDASLRLDCGSRIEGIGRPRVEASFLPQVIDAMVKVPDALSLAAMHYLAQRLGRRVGGSSGTNLIGALMAAQQMASAGEAGSIVAILCDGGERYATTYYDEQWLAEQGYELAALIEAVAASVEQGAALPASVLRAGI, from the coding sequence ATGAGCGACAATCGCCAGTGGGCCCGTGAGGCCATCCGCATCATCGAAGCCGATTTCCAGCGCAGCGCCGATACTCACCTGATCCCGTTGGCGTTGCCTGGGCGTCCGGGCATCGAGCTGTACTTCAAGGACGAATCCAGCCATCCCACCGGTAGCCTCAAGCACCGCCTGGCCCGTTCGCTGTTCCTCTATGCCTTGTGCAATGGCTGGCTCAAGCCCGGGGCGCCGGTGATCGAAGCCTCCAGCGGCTCCACGGCGATTTCCGAGGCCTACTTCGCGCGACTGCTGGGCTTGCCCTTTATCGCGGTGATGCCGGCCACCACCTCCCAGGAAAAGATCGCCCAGATCGCCTTCTATGGCGGCAAGAGCCATCTGGTGCAGGACCCCACGCAGATCTACACCGAGTCCGAGCGCTTGGCCCGTGAAAGCGGCGGGCACTTCATGGACCAGTTCACCTACGCCGAACGCGCTACCGACTGGCGGGCGAACAACAACATCGCCGAGTCGATCTTCCAGCAATTGCGCTTCGAGCGTTACCCGGAGCCTGCCTGGTTGATTTCCAGCCCGGGTACTGGCGGCACCACTGCAACCCTGGGGCGCTATGTGCGTTACCGCCAGCACCAGACCCGGGTGCTGTGCGCCGATGCCGAGCGCTCGGTGTTCTTCGACTACTACAACAGCGGAGATGCCAGCTTGCGCCTGGATTGCGGTTCGCGGATCGAAGGCATTGGCCGGCCCCGGGTCGAAGCCTCGTTCCTGCCCCAGGTCATCGATGCCATGGTCAAGGTCCCGGACGCCCTGTCCCTGGCGGCCATGCACTACCTGGCCCAGCGCCTCGGGCGGCGGGTCGGTGGTTCCAGCGGCACCAACCTGATCGGTGCCCTGATGGCCGCGCAGCAGATGGCATCTGCCGGCGAGGCGGGGTCGATCGTGGCGATTCTCTGTGATGGTGGCGAGCGTTATGCGACCACCTACTACGATGAGCAGTGGCTGGCGGAGCAGGGCTATGAATTGGCGGCCTTGATCGAGGCAGTGGCCGCGAGCGTAGAGCAGGGGGCTGCCTTGCCTGCCAGCGTATTGCGCGCTGGTATCTGA
- a CDS encoding short chain dehydrogenase, giving the protein MKILLIGANGTVGSAVDRELAQRHEIVRIGRSSGDFQVDISDSQSIRALFEKTGRFDALVCAAGNVTFAPLGEMTAEHFQLGLQDKLMGQVNLLLIGREYANDAGSFTFTSGVLSHDPIRSGASAALVNGAIDSFVRAAAIDLPRGLRVNSVSPTVLLEAMDSYAPYFRGFKPVAGADVGLAYAKSVEGLQTGQTYHVG; this is encoded by the coding sequence ATGAAGATTCTCCTGATCGGTGCCAACGGCACTGTTGGCTCGGCGGTGGACCGGGAACTGGCACAGCGCCACGAAATCGTCCGTATCGGCCGCAGCAGCGGCGACTTCCAGGTGGATATCAGCGACAGCCAGTCGATCCGCGCCCTGTTCGAGAAGACCGGCCGCTTCGATGCCCTGGTGTGCGCCGCCGGCAACGTCACCTTCGCGCCCCTGGGGGAGATGACCGCTGAGCATTTCCAACTGGGCCTGCAAGACAAACTGATGGGCCAGGTCAACCTGCTGTTGATCGGCCGCGAATACGCCAACGATGCAGGCTCCTTCACGTTCACCAGCGGCGTGCTGAGCCATGACCCGATCCGCAGCGGGGCCTCGGCCGCCCTGGTCAACGGAGCCATCGACAGCTTTGTCCGCGCGGCGGCCATCGACCTGCCGCGGGGCCTGCGCGTCAACTCCGTGAGCCCCACCGTGCTGCTGGAGGCCATGGACAGCTACGCTCCGTACTTCCGCGGCTTCAAGCCCGTAGCGGGCGCCGACGTGGGCCTGGCCTATGCCAAGAGCGTGGAAGGCTTGCAGACCGGCCAGACCTATCACGTCGGTTGA
- a CDS encoding LysR family transcriptional regulator produces MSEMDDLAAFAVLVEAGSFTLAAQRLGCSKGQLSKRISALEARFAVVLLQRTTRRLDLTAAGAALLPQAQALVAQVERAHQALARLKDDVAGPVRLTVPVSLGETFFDGLLLEFSRQYPQVQIELDLSNAYRDLAREGFDLAVRSAVDNDQRLVARPLLAWHEMTCASPAYLEQYGEPRTPMELANHRCLLNSHYSGREEWLYHQRHELLRVRVNGPFASNHYNLLKKAALVGAGIARLPSYVLHGELADGRLRWLLRDYQTRSMPMYLVHPYQGGLPRRTQVLADYLMDWFRRSGEALDRL; encoded by the coding sequence ATGAGCGAGATGGATGACCTCGCGGCTTTTGCCGTATTGGTGGAGGCAGGCAGTTTCACCTTGGCGGCCCAGCGCCTGGGGTGCAGCAAGGGCCAGTTGTCCAAGCGCATCAGCGCCCTGGAGGCGCGGTTCGCAGTGGTGCTGCTGCAACGCACCACCCGCCGCCTGGACCTGACCGCCGCCGGTGCCGCGCTGCTGCCCCAGGCCCAGGCGCTGGTGGCCCAGGTGGAGCGCGCCCACCAGGCCCTGGCCCGGCTCAAGGACGATGTCGCAGGCCCGGTGCGCCTGACGGTGCCGGTGTCCCTGGGGGAAACCTTTTTCGACGGCCTGTTGCTGGAGTTCTCCCGGCAGTATCCCCAGGTGCAGATCGAACTGGACCTGAGCAATGCCTACCGCGACCTGGCCCGGGAGGGCTTCGACCTGGCGGTGCGCTCCGCGGTGGACAATGACCAGCGCCTGGTGGCCCGGCCGCTGCTGGCCTGGCATGAAATGACCTGCGCCAGTCCGGCATACCTGGAGCAATACGGTGAGCCCCGCACACCCATGGAGCTGGCCAACCATCGCTGCCTGCTCAACAGTCACTACAGCGGGCGTGAGGAATGGCTCTACCACCAGCGTCACGAGCTGTTGCGGGTGCGGGTCAACGGGCCGTTCGCCAGCAATCACTACAACCTGCTGAAAAAGGCCGCCCTGGTGGGGGCCGGTATCGCCCGGCTGCCATCCTATGTACTGCATGGCGAGCTGGCCGATGGTCGCCTGCGCTGGCTGCTGCGGGACTACCAGACCCGCAGCATGCCCATGTACCTGGTGCATCCCTACCAGGGGGGATTACCCAGGCGCACCCAGGTCCTGGCCGATTACCTGATGGACTGGTTCCGCCGCAGCGGCGAAGCCCTGGACCGCTTGTAG
- the bufB gene encoding MNIO family bufferin maturase produces MPLNPHRHNDTRALAPSLPPRAGLGLKTEHFKQVLGQRPDIGFFEVHAENYMVDGGPFHHYLGLIREHYPLSLHGVGLSIGGEGPLDNQHLARLAALIERYQPQSFSEHLAWSSHGPVFLNDLLPLAYDQPTLQRVCEHIDQVQQRLGRQLLLENPATYLQFQRSTLDEPDFISEVVRRSGCGLLLDINNLHVCCVNHQREPLAYLQALPLHAVGEIHLAGFAEDRDGLGDRLLIDDHGAPVDDAVWALYQQVLERIGPMATLIERDNRIPPFATLQAEAGKAEALLRQLKERT; encoded by the coding sequence ATGCCCCTGAACCCGCACCGCCACAACGACACTCGGGCCTTGGCGCCAAGCCTGCCGCCTCGTGCTGGCCTGGGGCTCAAGACCGAGCACTTCAAGCAAGTGCTCGGCCAACGGCCCGACATCGGTTTCTTCGAGGTCCATGCCGAGAACTACATGGTGGACGGCGGCCCCTTCCATCACTACCTGGGCCTGATTCGCGAGCACTACCCGCTGTCGCTGCATGGTGTCGGCCTGTCCATCGGTGGCGAAGGCCCGCTGGACAACCAGCACCTGGCGCGCCTGGCGGCCTTGATCGAGCGCTACCAGCCCCAGTCCTTTTCGGAGCACCTGGCCTGGTCCAGCCATGGCCCGGTGTTTCTCAACGACTTGTTGCCCCTGGCCTATGACCAACCGACCCTGCAACGGGTCTGCGAACACATCGACCAGGTACAGCAACGCCTGGGTCGCCAGCTGTTGCTGGAGAACCCGGCCACCTACCTGCAGTTCCAGCGCTCGACCCTGGATGAGCCGGACTTCATCAGCGAGGTGGTCCGCCGCAGCGGTTGCGGCCTCTTGCTGGACATCAACAACCTGCATGTCTGCTGCGTCAATCACCAGCGTGAGCCGCTGGCCTACCTACAGGCGCTGCCATTGCATGCCGTAGGGGAAATCCACCTGGCAGGCTTTGCCGAGGACCGCGATGGGCTGGGAGATCGCCTGTTGATCGACGACCACGGCGCCCCGGTGGACGATGCCGTCTGGGCCCTGTACCAGCAAGTCCTGGAACGTATCGGCCCCATGGCCACGCTGATCGAAAGGGACAATCGCATTCCGCCCTTCGCCACCCTCCAGGCCGAAGCCGGCAAGGCCGAGGCGTTGCTGCGCCAGCTCAAGGAGCGCACATGA
- the livG gene encoding high-affinity branched-chain amino acid ABC transporter ATP-binding protein LivG — protein sequence MSREILKVTGLSMRFGGLLAVNGVALTVKEKQVVALIGPNGAGKTTVFNCLTGFYQPSAGSILLDGEPIQGLPGHKIARKGVVRTFQNVRLFKDMTAVENLLIAQHRHLNTNFLSGLFKTPAFRKSEREAMEYAGYWLDKVNLREFANRPAGTLAYGQQRRLEIARCMMTRPRILMLDEPAAGLNPKETEDLKALISMLREEHNVTVLLIEHDMKLVMSISDHIVVINQGTPLADGTPEQIRDNPEVIKAYLGEA from the coding sequence ATGAGCCGCGAGATCCTCAAAGTAACCGGCCTGTCCATGCGTTTTGGCGGCCTGCTGGCGGTTAACGGCGTGGCCCTGACCGTCAAGGAAAAACAAGTGGTGGCGCTGATCGGCCCGAACGGCGCCGGCAAGACCACCGTGTTCAACTGCCTCACCGGCTTCTACCAGCCCAGCGCCGGCAGCATCCTGCTGGACGGCGAGCCGATCCAGGGCTTGCCCGGCCACAAGATCGCCCGCAAGGGAGTGGTACGGACCTTCCAGAACGTGCGGTTGTTCAAGGACATGACCGCGGTCGAGAACCTCTTGATCGCCCAGCATCGCCACCTGAACACCAACTTCCTGTCCGGCCTGTTCAAGACCCCGGCGTTTCGCAAGAGCGAGCGCGAGGCCATGGAGTACGCCGGCTACTGGCTGGACAAGGTCAACCTGCGCGAGTTCGCCAACCGCCCTGCCGGGACCCTGGCCTATGGTCAGCAACGGCGCCTGGAAATCGCCCGCTGCATGATGACTCGCCCGCGAATCCTCATGCTCGACGAGCCGGCCGCCGGCCTCAACCCCAAGGAGACCGAGGACCTCAAGGCCCTGATCAGCATGCTGCGCGAGGAGCACAACGTCACCGTGCTGCTGATCGAGCACGACATGAAGCTGGTCATGAGCATTTCCGACCATATCGTCGTGATCAACCAGGGCACGCCACTGGCCGACGGTACGCCGGAGCAGATCCGCGACAATCCCGAAGTGATCAAAGCCTACCTGGGGGAAGCGTAA
- a CDS encoding ABC transporter ATP-binding protein, whose product MLQFENVSTYYGKIQALHSVNVEIRQGEIVTLIGANGAGKSTLLMTLCGSPQAHSGSIRYLGEELVGQSSAHIMRKSIAVVPEGRRVFARLTVEENLAMGGFFTDKGDFQEQMDKVLHLFPRLKERFTQRGGTMSGGEQQMLAIGRALMSKPKLLLLDEPSLGLAPIIIQQIFDIIEQLRRDGVTVFLVEQNANQALKIADRAYVLENGRVVMQGTGEALLTDPKVRDAYLGG is encoded by the coding sequence ATGCTGCAGTTCGAGAACGTTTCCACCTACTACGGCAAGATCCAGGCGTTGCACAGCGTCAACGTCGAGATCCGCCAGGGCGAGATCGTCACCCTGATCGGAGCCAACGGCGCCGGCAAGTCCACCCTACTGATGACCCTCTGTGGTTCGCCCCAGGCCCACAGCGGCAGCATCCGCTACCTGGGCGAGGAATTGGTAGGGCAAAGCTCGGCGCACATCATGCGCAAGAGCATTGCCGTGGTGCCCGAAGGACGCCGGGTATTCGCCCGCCTGACGGTAGAGGAAAACCTGGCCATGGGCGGTTTCTTCACCGACAAGGGCGACTTCCAGGAGCAGATGGACAAGGTCCTGCACCTGTTCCCACGGCTCAAGGAGCGCTTCACCCAGCGTGGCGGCACCATGTCCGGCGGCGAGCAGCAAATGCTCGCCATCGGCCGGGCGTTGATGAGCAAGCCCAAGCTGTTGCTCTTGGACGAACCGTCCCTGGGCCTGGCGCCGATCATCATCCAGCAGATCTTCGACATCATCGAACAACTGCGCCGTGACGGCGTGACGGTGTTCCTGGTGGAGCAGAACGCCAACCAGGCGCTGAAGATCGCCGATCGCGCCTATGTCCTGGAAAACGGCCGGGTGGTGATGCAAGGCACCGGCGAAGCCTTGCTGACCGATCCCAAGGTACGCGACGCCTATCTCGGCGGCTAA
- a CDS encoding COG3650 family protein: MRTARSLLCFALLPLFAGCQVLPLFNDQPSAPSMAGLTRMQGELSAADGQLLFKPCSEDRRYVITDGGGTSVLQEAATLAEKQGKLFADLRGKFSASGSGDGQLDLRQLYRVERSSACGDPNFQRLILRASGKNPVWNVDVSTRGMMIERVGQPTLALPYLEEQLGDGRFNLTSEANHQRVELWVAPQRCVDSVTGSVQHLSAELRVDGQVQRGCGYFGASRND, from the coding sequence ATGCGCACCGCCCGTTCCCTGCTTTGTTTTGCCTTGTTGCCGCTGTTTGCCGGCTGCCAGGTGCTGCCCCTGTTCAATGATCAGCCTAGCGCCCCTTCCATGGCCGGCCTGACCCGGATGCAGGGCGAACTCAGCGCCGCCGACGGCCAGTTGCTGTTCAAGCCTTGCAGTGAAGATCGCCGCTACGTCATCACCGATGGTGGGGGCACCAGCGTGCTGCAAGAGGCCGCGACCCTGGCTGAAAAGCAGGGCAAGCTGTTCGCCGACCTGCGAGGCAAGTTCTCTGCCAGTGGTAGCGGCGATGGCCAACTGGACCTGCGCCAGTTGTATCGGGTCGAGCGTTCCAGTGCCTGCGGCGATCCCAACTTCCAGCGCCTGATCCTGCGGGCCAGTGGCAAGAACCCGGTGTGGAACGTCGATGTCAGCACCCGGGGCATGATGATCGAACGAGTCGGCCAACCGACCCTGGCCCTGCCCTATCTGGAAGAACAGCTGGGCGACGGCCGCTTCAACCTCACCAGCGAAGCCAACCACCAACGCGTGGAACTGTGGGTTGCACCACAACGCTGCGTCGATAGCGTCACCGGCAGCGTCCAGCACCTGAGCGCGGAGCTGCGGGTGGATGGCCAGGTCCAGCGCGGTTGCGGTTATTTCGGGGCCTCGCGCAACGACTGA